In Papaver somniferum cultivar HN1 unplaced genomic scaffold, ASM357369v1 unplaced-scaffold_135, whole genome shotgun sequence, one DNA window encodes the following:
- the LOC113333992 gene encoding putative uncharacterized protein MYH16 isoform X2, protein MVEAEEEKVGTEESGSSPVEDGGQTRVFEVSQLRAMLNKTVAEKDTMAHEYKVERNGFIRELFTLRQKLEVITSQHSPVETGEGQAENHHQEEKVEGVKGSSDELISPLQRMISDCSRLTMRLESVLDEKLQSGDVVKQLETVIFQKDREIEDLNAKVNDLSVSKSAVESHMEALQQTLKESSEVHNESNLHAEVVLKRLLVSVSAIVKQEDLLDDSASDKLSLVERGISLMIENYNQFLVEIDGLKQCLTEVRSDFNVPEEKDFGFVFGVACEELFSCKRKEVDFVAKLNQLEAANNKLMKELDKEKETLEVVKEEAIRTKGELEQEKVRSANTKEKLGMAVTKGKALVQQRDSLKHSIAEKTNELQECLQKLQEKSDSLEAAAEESVRSQILAVSLQESLAEKMNELQECLHRLQEKSNSLEAAEGTSEELVRSQNLTATLQELLSTKEAILKEIEDILPEGMLAEHQSTNILERVRWLVDHKNKLDDISFEFHKVKDVLSAANLPETVLSSNLDSQINWLKESFSQAKVDITKLEGEVASAWVSVGLHESELAEARNEIDLLSVSLSAEKEEKGTLQMALYDLSRKYEAVSENEHRVSSEKDGLIRKFLEASEMQNPEDSDQADIAMLVEKCIKKIKEQNSTTSEVSLFGTEQFERMQSLLYIQNQKLMLCENILEEEMVEKSKLMNLASELERVSRESDALKDENKSLQNNLERAEDKTALVREKLSMAVKKGKGMVQERENLKRSIDERNIEIENLKQKLEQQESVVSECRDQINKLSRDLESMSNLESDLVAMKEQRDQFQQSLQESNNTLQIIVKSIDIAVTVDATFEDSVEKVKWLLQCYHDFQAAKSRAEQELVTINQENISMSSKLEEADATIKSLENELSKCSEDLSLLTQAKQDIEVSKAYVEELEKSKEEAGLKATKFTEVLATIKSLEEAESSAERRISVLVEEKAAAENELEKAKSGVDSQASELAEANRSIKSLEEAVSSAERRISILVEEKAAAENELEKAKAGVDSQAGELAEANRTIKSLEDALSRVEKHASVLSEERNDSQVARDLLEKELEEAKTEASVQASKVSDAYTTIKSLEDALANAENDIAVLVNEKRNTEQEIATLNAKLSSSVEELAGTRGASEGQSVELLEHLNDLEMLMKDSTLLFLLTQGFKKKLESLRDMHLLLEGIRDRFVEEGSGLLPAQAGTEKDHHLENLSPTDLEDFHNDTMHNSEGSAADSKNISSYFKDIIEGFNMKNKLIKDSFVGFSGSMDDYVAVLTEALQQTMDGVVATLETMESLKQQVKNVEIHNHEQESVIDKLQNYVTMMLSACKDIVDELRFEDENLNSSLFSGERKAGGDAVEEQRALLGTEGVKVLVNVLSAIKKFQSQNKQLESLNSACEVTIKDLQTELEGTKLNLESVTQERDLHQSRASKLETALEELKSSCNSMNLKLDECLAMEDVLREKEAELSSLHVSLASKSQEEEGRLLSEGQIQTLLEKINGIEIPFRVSELKNTESFAEDPVQKLFYVVDTVAQMQHQLELSAHDKEELQSRLSESVQEIEHLKKEAGDIISINQELEHSKSDLAKLAFDLEKIIQKFGGDELIKEQKSVAVRNLFPVLEKLIKDLILESENSKARAQELGVELHGNKKFMDELSAKVALLEVPVRKGLPPSDAVQDRSILEGPSLASGSEISEIETIGPAGRNSTSPAASSSAAHVRSMRKGSSDHLALTIDSESDRLLNVPETDDDKGHVFKSLNTSGLVPKQGKLLADRIDGIWVSGGRILMSRPRARIGVVAYCLLLHIWLLANIL, encoded by the exons ATGGTGGAAGCAGAAGAGGAGAAAGTTGGTACAGAGGAATCTGGTTCTTCGCCGGTGGAGGATGGTGGACAAACTCGTGTATTTGAGGTTTCACAACTTCGGGCAATGTTGAATAAAACTGTTGCTGAGAAAGACACAATGGCGCATGAGTATAAG GTCGAAAGAAATGGCTTCATAAGAGAACTTTTTACACTTCGTCAGAAGCTTGAGGTTATCACTAGTCAGCATTCGCCAGTTGAGACTGGTGAAGGGCAAGCTGAGAATCATCATCAGGAAGAAAAAGTGGAGGGGGTAAAAGGTAGTAGCGATGAGTTGATTTCTCCACTGCAGAGAATGATCAGTGACTGTTCCAGATTAACCATGCGTCTTGAAAGTGTTTTAGATGAAAAGTTGCAGTCTGGGGATGTGGTAAAACAACTCGAAACTGTTATTTTCCAGAAGGATCGAGAGATTGAGGATCTTAATGCGAAAGTCAATGACCTTTCGGTTTCCAAAAGTGCTGTTGAATCTCACATGGAAGCACTTCAACAGACGTTGAAAGAATCATCTGAAGTCCATAATGAATCAAACCTACATGCAGAGGTTGTATTGAAGAGGTTATTAGTTTCTGTTAGTGCAATAGTCAAGCAAGAGGACTTGTTGGATGATTCTGCTAGTGACAAGTTATCTCTTGTTGAAAGGGGAATCTCtttaatgattgagaactataaTCAGTTTCTTGTTGAAATTGATGGTCTCAAACAATGTTTGACTGAGGTTAGGTCGGATTTCAATGTACCGGAGGAAAAGGATTTTGGGTTTGTTTTTGGTGTTGCCTGTGAAGAGCTTTTTTCCTGCAAAAGAAAGGAGGTTGATTTTGTTGCAAAGTTAAATCAACTAGAAGCTGCAAATAACAAACTGATGAAGGAACTAGACAAGGAGAAAGAGACGTTAGAAGTGGTGAAGGAAGAAGCCATCAGAACCAAAGGGGAACTGGAGCAGGAAAAGGTTAGGTCtgctaatacaaaagaaaagcttGGCATGGCCGTCACAAAAGGTAAGGCACTGGTTCAGCAGAGGGATTCACTGAAGCACTCAATTGCTGAAAAGACAAATGAACTTCAGGAATGTTTGCAGAAATTACAAGAGAAATCTGATTCCCTTGAGGCTGCTGCCGAGGAGTCGGTCAGAAGCCAAATTTTGGCAGTCTCACTTCAGGAATCATTGGCTGAGAAGATGAATGAGCTTCAGGAGTGTTTGCACAGATTACAAGAGAAATCAAATTCCCTAGAAGCTGCTGAAGGTACTTCCGAGGAGTTGGTGAGAAGCCAAAATCTGACAGCTACACTCCAGGAATTACTCTCCACGAAGGAAGCTATTCTCAAGGAAATTGAAGACATCTTGCCTGAGGGTATGCTTGCTGAACATCAGTCCACGAATATACTAGAAAGAGTCAGATGGCTTGTGGATCATAAGAATAAATTGGATGATATCTCTTTTGAATTTCACAAAGTGAAAGATGTTTTATCTGCAGCTAACCTGCCAGAAACAGTTCTCTCTTCCAACTTGGATTCGCAGATAAACTGGCTCAAGGAGTCATTTTCACAAGCTAAAGTTGACATAACAAAGTTGGAAGGTGAAGTTGCTAGTGCTTGGGTGTCTGTTGGCTTACATGAATCGGAGTTGGCTGAAGCACGTAATGAGATTGACCTACTGAGTGTGTCTCTTTCTGCAGAGAAAGAGGAGAAGGGTACTCTTCAAATGGCATTGTATGACCTATCTCGCAAATATGAAGCAGTTTCTGAAAATGAGCACCGGGTTTCATCTGAAAAGGATGGACTAATAAGAAAGTTTCTAGAGGCTTCTGAGATGCAAAACCCGGAGGACTCTGATCAAGCTGACATTGCTATGCTTGTAGAGAAGTGCATTAAGAAGATCAAGGAGCAAAACAGTACCACTTCGGAGGTTTCTCTTTTTGGCACAGAACAGTTTGAGAGAATGCAGAGTTTACTGTATATACAGAATCAGAAACTGATGCTATGTGAGAACATATTAGAAGAAGAGATGGTGGAGAAATCGAAACTGATGAACTTGGCAAGCGAGTTAGAAAGAGTGTCTCGAGAAAGTGATGCACTAAAGGATGAAAATAAGTCCCTGCAAAACAATCTCGAGCGAGCTGAGGATAAAACTGCTTTGGTTAGGGAAAAGCTATCAATGGCTGTGAAGAAAGGCAAGGGTATGGTCCAAGAAAGGGAAAACCTGAAACGTTCTATAGATGAGAGGAATATCGAAATTGAAAACCTCAAGCAAAAGTTGGAGCAGCAAGAGTCTGTTGTTTCTGAGTGCAGAGATCAAATTAATAAACTTTCACGTGATTTGGAAAGCATGTCTAATTTAGAATCTGATTTGGTGGCCATGAAAGAGCAGAGAGATCAATTCCAGCAGTCCTTACAAGAGAGCAATAATACTTTGCAGATAATAGTTAAGTCAATTGATATTGCCGTTACTGTTGATGCAACTTTCGAGGATTCTGTGGAAAAGGTGAAATGGCTTTTGCAGTGTTATCATGATTTTCAAGCTGCCAAGTCTCGTGCGGAACAAGAGTTAGTAACAATAAACCAGGAAAACATTTCAATGTCCAGCAAATTGGAAGAGGCAGATGCAACTATTAAATCACTGGAAAATGAATTATCGAAGTGTAGTGAAGATCTCTCTCTTCTGACACAAGCAAAGCAAGACATCGAAGTCAGCAAGGCCTATGTTGAGGAGTtagaaaaatcaaaagaagaggcTGGACTTAAAGCTACAAAATTCACAGAGGTTCTTGCCACTATAAAGTCACTTGAAGAAGCAGAATCATCTGCCGAAAGAAGAATTTCTGTTCTTGTTGAGGAGAAGGCTGCTGCAGAAAACGAGCTAGAGAAGGCAAAATCAGGAGTAGATTCTCAAGCTAGTGAGTTAGCAGAGGCGAACCGAAGTATAAAATCACTTGAAGAAGCAGTATCATCTGCCGAGAGAAGAATTTCTATTCTTGTTGAGGAGAAGGCTGCTGCAGAAAACGAGCTAGAGAAGGCAAAAGCAGGAGTAGATTCTCAAGCTGGTGAGTTAGCAGAGGCGAATCGAACTATAAAATCACTTGAAGATGCTCTATCTCGGGTGGAAAAGCATGCTTCCGTGCTTTCTGAAGAACGGAACGATTCCCAAGTTGCTAGAGATCTCTTGGAGAAGGAGCTAGAGGAAGCAAAAACTGAAGCCAGCGTTCAAGCTAGCAAGGTATCAGATGCATACACAACAATAAAATCTCTGGAAGATGCATTAGCAAATGCAGAGAATGACATTGCGGTGCTTGTCAATGAAAAGAGAAATACTGAACAGGAAATAGCAACACTTAATGCAAAGTTAAGTTCATCCGTGGAAGAATTGGCTGGAACTCGTGGAGCCTCCGAAGGGCAGTCTGTGGAGCTACTGGAGCACCTCAATGATCTAGAAATGTTAATGAAAGATAGCACGCTGCTCTTTTTATTAACACAAGGCTTTAAGAAAAAACTTGAGAGCCTAAGAGACATGCACCTCCTTCTAGAAGGAATACGAGATCGGTTCGTTGAGGAAGGCTCGGGACTATTGCCTGCTCAAGCTGGCACAGAG AAGGATCATCACCTGGAAAATCTTTCTCCAACAGACCTTGAAGACTTTCATAACGATACAATGCACAACAGTGAGGGTAGTGCTGCGGACTCTAAGAATATCTCCTCATATTTCAAAGATATCATAGAAGGTTTCAATATGAAGAATAAATTGATCAAAGATAGTTTTGTAGGGTTTTCTGGTTCTATGGATGACTATGTTGCAGTCCTCACCGAAGCATTGCAGCAAACAATGGATGGAGTTGTTGCAACGCTTGAGACTATGGAATCTTTGAAGCAGCAGGTGAAAAACGTGGAAATTCATAACCATGAGCAAGAGAGCGTGATAGATAAATTGCAGAATTATGTGACTATGATGCTTTCTGCATGCAAGGATATTGTTGATGAGCTGagatttgaagatgaaaattTGAACTCTAGCTTGTTCTCAGGTGAAAGGAAAGCTGGTGGTGATGCAGTGGAAGAGCAACGGGCCTTACTTGGCACTGAAGGTGTTAAAGTGTTAGTGAATGTTCTAAGTGCTATTAAAAAATTTCAAAGTCAAAATAAACAGTTGGAGAGCTTAAATAGTGCATGTGAGGTTACCATTAAAGATTTACAGACTGAATTGGAAGGGACCAAATTAAACCTTGAAAGTGTCACGCAAGAAAGGGATCTTCATCAAAGCAGAGCATCTAAGTTGGAGACTGCTTTAGAAGAGTTGAAGAGTTCCTGCAACTCGATGAATCTTAAACTGGATGAATGTCTTGCCATGGAAGATGTATTGAGGGAAAAAGAAGCAGAACTATCGTCCTTGCACGTTTCTTTAGCAAGTAAAAGTCAAG AAGAAGAAGGCCGCCTTCTTTCAGAAGGCCAAATTCAAACCCTTCTAGAGAAGATAAATGGAATTGAGATCCCTTTTAGGGTGTCAGAATTGAAGAACACGGAATCTTTTGCGGAAGATCCTGTTCAGAAGCTCTTTTACGTTGTGGATACAGTTGCACAGATGCAACATCAGCTTGAATTATCTGCTCATGACAAGGAAGAACTGCAATCTAGACTTTCAGAAAGTGTTCAGGAAATTGAGCATCTGAAAAAGGAAGCTGGAGATATTATTAGCATTAACCAAGAGCTAGAACATTCAAAGAGTGACTTAGCTAAGTTAGCCTTTGATTTGGAGAAAATAATTCAGAAATTTGGAGGGGATGAGTTAATTAAAGAACAAAAATCTGTTGCCGTAAGAAATCTATTTCCTGTTTTAGAAAAGCTGATCAAAGATCTAATCCTAGAATCTGAAAATTCAAAGGCTAGAGCCCAGGAACTGGGTGTCGAATTGCATGGGAACAAAAAGTTTATGGATGAGCTGTCAGCGAAAGTTGCATTACTTGAAGTTCCAGTTCGTAAGGGTCTGCCTCCATCAGATGCTGTCCAGGATAGGAGCATACTTGAAGGGCCTTCATTGGCATCTGGTTCAGAGATATCTGAAATTGAAACCATT GGTCCAGCTGGAAGGAACTCCACATCCCCCGCTGCTTCTTCTTCTGCGGCTCATGTGAGGTCCATGAGGAAGGGATCAAGTGACCATCTTGCTCTAACTATTGATTCCGAATCCGATCGGCTACTCAACGTCCCTGAAACTGACGATGATAAAG GTCATGTGTTCAAATCACTAAATACATCTGGCCTCGTCCCCAAACAAGGAAAGCTTTTAGCTGATCGGATCGACGGGATCTG GGTATCTGGGGGTCGAATTTTGATGAGTCGTCCCAGAGCAAGAATAGGTGTCGTAGCTTACTGTCTGTTGTTGCATATTTGGTTGTTAGCCAACATTTTGTGA